Proteins co-encoded in one Polaromonas vacuolata genomic window:
- a CDS encoding NuoB/complex I 20 kDa subunit family protein — MSLEGVFNEGYMTTSYDSVVNWAKTGSLWPMTFGLACCAVEMMHAGAARYDLDRFGMLFRPSPRQSDLMIVAGTLCNKMGPALRKVYDQMAEPRWVLSMGSCANGGGYYHYSYSVVRGCDRIVPVDVYVPGCPPTAEALIYGIIQLQQKIRRTNTIARA; from the coding sequence ATGTCACTTGAAGGTGTTTTCAACGAAGGCTATATGACCACGAGTTACGACTCTGTGGTTAATTGGGCCAAGACTGGCTCACTCTGGCCTATGACTTTTGGACTGGCTTGTTGCGCTGTCGAGATGATGCATGCGGGCGCAGCCCGTTATGACCTCGACCGTTTCGGCATGTTGTTTAGACCGAGTCCGCGTCAGTCTGACTTGATGATTGTTGCCGGCACACTGTGCAACAAAATGGGCCCGGCTCTACGTAAAGTCTATGACCAAATGGCCGAGCCGCGCTGGGTTTTGTCTATGGGTTCTTGCGCAAACGGTGGCGGTTATTACCACTACAGTTATTCGGTCGTTCGCGGCTGTGACCGAATTGTTCCAGTAGACGTTTATGTGCCTGGCTGCCCACCGACGGCAGAAGCATTAATCTACGGCATTATTCAGCTGCAACAAAAAATTCGCCGCACCAATACGATTGCGAGGGCTTGA
- a CDS encoding NADH-quinone oxidoreductase subunit A, whose product MNLDQYLPVLLFILVGVGVGVVPQVLGRLLGPVRPDSEKNSPYECGFEAFEDARMKFDVRYYLVAILFILFDLEIAFLFPWAVALKEIGAVGFWSVIIFLGILVVGFIYEWKKGALDWE is encoded by the coding sequence ATGAACCTTGATCAATACCTCCCCGTACTATTATTTATCCTAGTGGGCGTAGGTGTTGGCGTAGTACCTCAGGTACTCGGTCGTCTGCTAGGTCCAGTTCGCCCAGACAGCGAAAAAAACTCTCCTTACGAATGTGGCTTTGAAGCGTTTGAAGATGCACGAATGAAGTTCGATGTACGCTACTACTTGGTAGCTATATTGTTTATTTTGTTTGATCTTGAAATCGCTTTTCTCTTTCCTTGGGCTGTTGCGCTCAAAGAAATTGGCGCAGTCGGCTTCTGGTCAGTCATAATTTTTCTAGGCATTTTGGTCGTAGGTTTTATCTACGAATGGAAAAAAGGCGCCCTAGACTGGGAATGA
- the secG gene encoding preprotein translocase subunit SecG gives MNVILTTVLAVQMLTALIMIGLILMQHGKGADMGAAFGSGGSGSLFGASGSANFMSRATGILAAVFFCCTLALAYFGNASPRASTSVLDNAALVKPAVPAAPATGSAQIPGTSMPAAGNTAVPVPPAVPASGVGQIPTK, from the coding sequence ATGAACGTTATATTGACCACAGTGTTGGCTGTCCAGATGCTTACCGCGCTGATCATGATTGGTTTAATCCTGATGCAGCACGGCAAAGGTGCTGACATGGGTGCCGCTTTCGGCAGCGGTGGTTCGGGTAGCTTGTTTGGTGCTAGCGGCAGTGCTAACTTCATGTCGCGCGCCACTGGCATACTCGCCGCAGTATTTTTCTGCTGCACTTTGGCCTTGGCTTATTTTGGTAATGCTTCACCACGTGCAAGCACCAGTGTTCTTGATAATGCAGCGCTTGTGAAACCAGCTGTACCTGCTGCGCCAGCAACCGGTTCTGCGCAAATTCCTGGCACCAGCATGCCAGCGGCGGGAAACACGGCTGTTCCAGTGCCGCCAGCAGTGCCGGCATCGGGTGTTGGCCAGATACCGACGAAATAA
- the tpiA gene encoding triose-phosphate isomerase, translated as MMKKLIAGNWKMNGSLAANAALLDELAQGLVQQQHCEVAVCVPAPYLAQVQAIKASSAGLLGLEIGGQDLSAHVSGAYTGETSAAMLKEFGCRYVVVGHSERRQYHLESDELVANKTRAALVAGLTPIVCVGETLAEREAGRTEEVVKRQLAAVIHLNGHCISEIVVAYEPVWAIGTGKTASPEQAQAVHAVLRAQLKAASNNPTHVKILYGGSMNAANAASLLSQADIDGGLIGGAALKAQDFLTIISAA; from the coding sequence ATGATGAAAAAATTAATTGCAGGAAACTGGAAAATGAACGGTAGCTTGGCTGCTAATGCAGCTTTGCTGGATGAGTTGGCGCAAGGTCTAGTCCAACAACAACATTGCGAAGTTGCCGTGTGCGTGCCCGCGCCTTATCTTGCGCAAGTCCAAGCTATCAAAGCGTCAAGCGCTGGCCTGCTCGGCTTGGAAATAGGCGGCCAAGATTTATCTGCACATGTTTCTGGTGCTTATACCGGCGAGACTTCGGCCGCCATGCTCAAAGAGTTTGGCTGCCGCTATGTGGTCGTCGGTCACTCCGAGCGTCGCCAATACCATCTAGAAAGCGACGAATTAGTGGCGAATAAAACCCGCGCAGCGTTGGTTGCTGGTTTAACTCCCATAGTGTGTGTTGGTGAGACACTGGCCGAGCGAGAAGCCGGTCGCACAGAAGAAGTCGTTAAACGCCAATTGGCGGCAGTGATTCATTTGAATGGTCATTGCATCAGCGAAATCGTTGTTGCTTACGAGCCAGTTTGGGCGATAGGAACGGGCAAGACAGCCAGTCCTGAGCAGGCGCAAGCTGTGCATGCGGTCTTGCGGGCACAGCTAAAAGCCGCCAGCAACAACCCTACGCACGTGAAAATTTTGTACGGCGGCAGTATGAATGCCGCCAATGCCGCTAGCTTGTTAAGCCAAGCTGACATTGATGGCGGCCTGATAGGCGGCGCGGCACTCAAGGCACAAGACTTTTTAACCATTATTTCTGCAGCTTAA
- a CDS encoding NAD(P)H-quinone oxidoreductase, producing MRAIEITSFGGPEVLRMGERSIPVPGKGELLIRVSASGINRPDVLQRTGNYPVPAGASDIPGLEVAGVIDSGDLDAIAAAGLKLGDRVCALVAGGGYAELCVAPVGQCLPIPQGFSDIEAASLPETFFTVFSNVFQRGALRSGETLLIQGGSSGIGVTAIQMAKALGAKVIVTAGSDSKCEACLALGADHAINYKNADFVQQVKSLTDGKGVDVILDMVAGSYVAREIECLAEDGRLVIIAVQGGVKAEFNAGMVLRKRLHITGSTLRPRSLEFKTAIAAELREKIWPLLASGAIKPVIHSEFPAAEAAKAHVLMESNQHIGKIVLTW from the coding sequence ATGCGAGCTATTGAAATTACCTCTTTTGGTGGGCCTGAAGTGCTGCGCATGGGTGAGCGTTCTATTCCGGTTCCTGGCAAAGGCGAGCTACTTATTCGCGTCAGCGCCAGCGGCATTAACCGGCCCGACGTGCTCCAGCGCACCGGCAATTACCCTGTGCCTGCAGGCGCTTCGGATATACCCGGACTTGAAGTTGCGGGTGTGATTGACAGTGGTGACTTGGATGCGATTGCAGCTGCCGGCTTAAAGCTCGGTGACCGCGTTTGCGCATTGGTCGCTGGCGGCGGTTACGCTGAACTGTGTGTGGCGCCCGTCGGTCAATGCCTGCCAATTCCCCAAGGCTTTAGCGACATTGAAGCGGCATCGCTTCCAGAGACATTTTTCACCGTTTTTAGCAACGTATTTCAACGCGGCGCCTTGCGCTCTGGTGAAACTTTACTCATTCAAGGTGGATCCAGCGGCATCGGTGTGACTGCCATACAAATGGCCAAGGCGCTGGGCGCTAAAGTCATAGTGACCGCTGGTAGCGATAGCAAATGCGAAGCTTGTCTTGCACTCGGTGCGGATCACGCGATTAATTATAAAAATGCAGATTTTGTTCAGCAGGTTAAGTCATTGACCGACGGCAAAGGTGTTGACGTAATTTTGGATATGGTTGCTGGCAGCTATGTAGCGCGTGAAATTGAATGCCTTGCAGAAGATGGCAGGCTAGTCATTATTGCGGTGCAGGGCGGTGTTAAAGCTGAATTTAATGCTGGCATGGTGCTGCGTAAACGCCTGCATATTACTGGTTCAACTCTGCGTCCTCGTTCACTTGAATTTAAGACCGCAATTGCGGCCGAGTTGCGCGAAAAAATTTGGCCTTTGTTGGCCAGTGGTGCGATTAAGCCGGTGATTCACTCAGAGTTTCCTGCCGCTGAAGCGGCTAAAGCGCATGTGCTGATGGAGTCAAACCAGCACATTGGCAAAATCGTGCTGACTTGGTAG
- the pnp gene encoding polyribonucleotide nucleotidyltransferase, with translation MSIFNKVSKSFQWGQHKVTMETGEIARQASGAVLVDMDGTVVLATVVAKTDAKAGQDFFPLTVDYLEKTYAAGRIPGSFFKREGRPSELETLTSRLIDRPIRPLFPEGFYNEVQVVIHVLSLNPEVEGDIPALIASSAALSISGIPFNGPIGAARVAYIDGQYVLNPGKTQLKDSKMDLVVAGTEAAVLMVESEASQLSEEIMLGAIVFGHEQGNIAINAIHELVRDAGKPMWAWSAPAKDETLIAKVGELAGAKLEAAYQIRSKQARTQACRVAYADVMSALKAEGTAFDGVTVEGMLFDIEAKIVRSQILAGEPRIDGRDTRTVRAIEIRNSVLPRTHGSALFTRGETQALVVTTLGTERDAQRIDALSGDYEDRFMMHYNMPPFATGETGRVGSPKRREIGHGRLAKRALIAVLPNKEDFPYTMRVVSEITESNGSSSMASVCGGCLSLMDAGVPMKAHVAGIAMGLIKDGSRFAVLTDILGDEDHLGDMDFKVAGSTFGITALQMDIKIQGITKEIMQVALAQAKEARMHILGKMQEAMGEAKAEVSDFAPRLYVMKINPEKIRDVIGKGGAVIRALTEETGTQINIEEDGTITIASNDSAKADEAKRRIAEITAEVEIGKIYEGPITKILDFGALINLLPGKDGLLHISQIAHERVEKVSDYLTEGQIVRVKVMETDEKGRVKLSMKALIERPAQNQSNGNEQGRA, from the coding sequence ATGAGTATTTTTAATAAAGTCAGTAAATCCTTTCAGTGGGGCCAACACAAGGTCACCATGGAAACCGGCGAGATAGCGCGTCAAGCTAGCGGTGCAGTGCTAGTTGATATGGACGGCACGGTTGTGTTGGCTACTGTGGTTGCCAAGACCGACGCAAAAGCCGGTCAAGATTTCTTCCCTTTGACTGTCGACTATCTTGAAAAAACCTATGCTGCCGGCCGTATTCCGGGCAGCTTTTTCAAGCGCGAAGGCCGTCCAAGCGAGCTCGAAACACTGACCTCCCGCCTCATCGATCGTCCTATTCGCCCACTGTTTCCAGAAGGCTTTTACAACGAAGTTCAGGTCGTTATCCACGTCCTTTCGCTAAACCCTGAAGTTGAAGGCGACATTCCTGCCTTGATCGCTTCTAGCGCTGCTTTGTCAATTTCTGGTATTCCATTTAACGGCCCAATCGGCGCCGCACGCGTAGCCTATATTGACGGTCAGTACGTACTCAACCCAGGCAAGACCCAGCTTAAAGATTCCAAGATGGATCTGGTCGTTGCAGGTACCGAAGCGGCTGTTCTGATGGTCGAGTCAGAAGCCAGCCAGTTGTCCGAAGAAATCATGCTGGGCGCCATCGTGTTCGGCCATGAGCAAGGCAATATCGCAATTAACGCCATTCACGAACTGGTGCGTGATGCTGGTAAACCAATGTGGGCTTGGTCGGCTCCGGCTAAGGATGAGACCTTGATCGCCAAGGTCGGCGAACTCGCTGGTGCCAAGCTTGAAGCGGCTTACCAAATTCGCAGCAAGCAAGCCCGCACGCAAGCTTGCCGCGTGGCTTATGCCGATGTGATGTCAGCCCTCAAAGCCGAAGGCACTGCATTTGACGGCGTGACCGTTGAAGGCATGTTGTTCGACATCGAAGCGAAGATTGTTCGTAGCCAAATTCTGGCCGGCGAGCCACGTATCGATGGTCGTGACACACGCACCGTGCGTGCGATTGAAATTCGTAACTCAGTGCTGCCACGTACCCACGGTTCCGCATTGTTCACCCGTGGTGAAACCCAAGCGTTGGTCGTGACCACGCTAGGCACCGAGCGTGATGCACAGCGTATTGACGCGCTGTCTGGTGACTATGAAGACCGTTTCATGATGCACTACAACATGCCTCCGTTCGCCACTGGCGAGACCGGTCGTGTGGGTAGCCCAAAACGCCGCGAAATCGGTCACGGCCGTTTGGCTAAGCGCGCATTGATTGCAGTGCTGCCAAACAAAGAAGACTTCCCCTACACCATGCGTGTGGTCAGCGAGATCACTGAATCCAACGGCTCGTCGTCAATGGCTTCGGTCTGCGGTGGTTGCTTGTCGCTAATGGACGCTGGCGTGCCTATGAAAGCCCACGTAGCCGGTATCGCTATGGGTCTGATCAAGGACGGCAGCCGCTTTGCCGTGCTGACAGACATCTTGGGTGATGAAGATCATCTGGGCGACATGGACTTTAAAGTTGCGGGCTCTACCTTTGGTATTACCGCGCTGCAAATGGACATCAAAATCCAGGGCATCACCAAAGAAATTATGCAAGTTGCATTGGCTCAGGCCAAAGAAGCGCGCATGCACATTCTGGGCAAGATGCAAGAAGCGATGGGCGAAGCCAAGGCAGAAGTTTCTGATTTCGCACCGCGTCTGTATGTGATGAAAATCAACCCAGAAAAAATCCGTGATGTGATCGGCAAGGGCGGCGCTGTGATCCGTGCGTTGACCGAAGAAACTGGCACGCAAATTAACATCGAAGAAGATGGCACCATCACTATCGCGTCTAACGACAGCGCCAAGGCAGATGAGGCCAAGCGCCGCATTGCTGAGATCACGGCTGAAGTTGAAATTGGCAAGATCTACGAAGGCCCAATCACCAAGATTTTGGACTTCGGTGCATTGATCAATTTGCTGCCAGGCAAAGACGGTTTGCTGCACATCAGCCAGATCGCGCATGAACGGGTTGAGAAAGTCTCTGACTACCTCACCGAAGGCCAGATCGTTCGCGTCAAAGTCATGGAGACGGACGAAAAAGGTCGCGTTAAATTGTCTATGAAAGCTTTGATCGAGCGTCCTGCGCAAAACCAAAGCAACGGTAACGAGCAAGGCCGCGCTTAA
- the rpsO gene encoding 30S ribosomal protein S15: MIAKSIKAEIVLSNQRTPNDTGSPEVQVSLLTGRINELMPHFKTHAKDHHGRRGLLRMVSRRRKLLDYLKSRHADRYVALIAKLGLRK, from the coding sequence ATGATCGCAAAATCAATCAAGGCAGAAATCGTTCTGTCGAACCAGCGCACGCCTAACGACACAGGTTCACCTGAAGTCCAGGTCTCTTTGCTGACCGGCCGTATCAACGAATTGATGCCCCATTTCAAAACGCATGCCAAAGACCACCACGGTCGTCGCGGCCTGCTGCGCATGGTGAGCCGTCGCCGTAAGCTGCTGGACTATCTGAAGTCCCGTCATGCTGACCGTTACGTCGCATTGATCGCCAAGCTTGGCCTGCGCAAGTAA
- a CDS encoding pyridoxal phosphate-dependent aminotransferase, which produces MRQAVLNLEESMIRQVANAGMGRDDVLKFWFGESDEVTPQFIRDAAIASLQQGETFYAHNLGMPELRQAIADYSTGLRAASAATISMDRIAVTSGGVNALMLAVQALIDAGDEVVAVTPVWPNLIAQPAIMGGHVTCVSLRPVGGLWQLDMDELLASITDATKLLILNAPNNPTGWTLTRAEQATILAHCRRTGTWILADEVYERLYFEKTAACAAQCAPSFLDIAAPEDRLVVVHSFSKSFLMTGWRLGWLVMPPSMTPEIGKLVEFNTSCAPVFVQRAAVEAITRTADITPRVVAHLQACRDTLVPLLQAVPGVEVAAANGGMYAFFRLQDQALYGDSLATAKRLVVEAGLGLAPGNAFMVNPRPEAQGWLRWCFASQDLSRLGQGVARLEQWLGLYSKAVR; this is translated from the coding sequence ATGCGCCAAGCCGTTTTAAATCTCGAAGAGTCCATGATTCGCCAGGTCGCCAATGCGGGAATGGGGCGCGATGATGTGCTCAAGTTCTGGTTTGGCGAGAGCGATGAAGTCACGCCGCAATTCATCCGTGATGCGGCGATTGCTTCCTTGCAACAAGGTGAGACTTTTTATGCCCACAACCTAGGCATGCCGGAGCTGCGTCAAGCGATTGCCGACTATTCCACCGGACTGCGCGCAGCCAGTGCTGCGACTATTAGCATGGACCGGATCGCGGTTACCTCGGGCGGTGTTAATGCACTGATGTTGGCGGTCCAGGCTTTAATTGACGCCGGGGATGAAGTTGTCGCCGTGACACCCGTCTGGCCCAATTTAATCGCTCAGCCAGCGATTATGGGCGGTCATGTTACCTGCGTGAGCTTGCGCCCTGTTGGCGGCCTGTGGCAGCTCGATATGGATGAATTGCTCGCCAGCATTACTGACGCTACCAAACTACTCATACTCAATGCGCCGAATAACCCGACGGGCTGGACCTTGACGCGCGCAGAGCAAGCAACGATCTTGGCGCACTGCCGCCGTACCGGCACTTGGATACTCGCCGATGAAGTTTATGAGCGTTTGTATTTTGAGAAAACCGCTGCTTGCGCCGCGCAATGCGCGCCTAGTTTTCTCGACATCGCCGCGCCCGAAGACCGCTTAGTCGTGGTGCATAGTTTTTCTAAGAGTTTTTTAATGACCGGTTGGCGCTTGGGCTGGCTGGTGATGCCGCCCAGCATGACGCCAGAGATAGGCAAACTGGTCGAGTTCAATACCTCTTGTGCGCCGGTTTTTGTGCAGCGCGCAGCAGTCGAGGCAATTACCCGTACGGCTGACATCACGCCAAGGGTAGTCGCTCACTTGCAGGCCTGCCGCGACACTTTGGTGCCGCTGCTTCAAGCCGTGCCCGGCGTTGAGGTGGCCGCAGCCAATGGCGGTATGTATGCTTTTTTCAGGTTGCAAGATCAAGCCTTGTATGGCGACTCACTGGCTACGGCTAAGCGTTTGGTTGTAGAAGCTGGTCTGGGGCTGGCGCCCGGTAATGCTTTTATGGTTAACCCCCGGCCAGAAGCACAAGGCTGGTTGCGTTGGTGTTTTGCCAGCCAAGACCTGTCGCGCTTGGGGCAAGGCGTAGCCAGATTGGAGCAGTGGCTTGGGCTATACTCCAAGGCTGTACGCTAA
- a CDS encoding NAD(P)H-hydrate dehydratase: MHSPHISKSYALHGSQASHQIEQAAASALPPHSLMQRAGLASAKLTLALAPHARQIWIACGPGNNGGDGFEAALHLHQWGKNVAVSWTGPAPKRSLPADAQASYDKAIAAGVQISHAPPQSFDFCVDALLGLGGRIDSSSSLSILMREWLLRMRAGTAPLLSLDLPSGLNGDNGVMNPFFKTKQPTKNQNNIFCLSLLTLKPGLYTGDGRDAAGQIWFDDLDCLNSNPCDSPSAWLLGADRATTSRDNTVHAQHKGSFGDVAIVGGESNDKSHMSGAALLAARAALHGGAGRVYVALLANSTQGIQLDPLQPELMFRSPAKLDIAQQTVVCGCGGGQAVKAHLPRLLSHAARLILDADALNAIATDTALQTLLKERALNTTVLTPHPLEAARLIGCSTAEIQADRLKSAQTLADRFSCVVVLKGSGSVIAAPGQTPHINASGNARLATAGTGDVLAGLVGARLANGLPAFEAACSAVFAHGLAADQWSGNSALTASGLFKVLT; the protein is encoded by the coding sequence ATGCACAGCCCTCACATCTCAAAAAGCTATGCACTGCACGGATCGCAGGCCAGTCACCAAATCGAGCAAGCCGCAGCCAGCGCCCTGCCCCCGCACAGCTTGATGCAGCGCGCCGGTCTGGCGAGTGCCAAGTTGACGCTGGCGCTAGCCCCGCATGCGCGTCAAATTTGGATTGCCTGCGGCCCGGGCAACAATGGCGGCGATGGCTTTGAAGCTGCACTGCATCTGCACCAATGGGGCAAAAATGTTGCGGTCAGTTGGACCGGGCCAGCCCCAAAACGCAGCCTGCCAGCGGACGCGCAGGCCAGTTATGACAAAGCGATAGCCGCTGGGGTACAAATCAGCCATGCGCCACCGCAGAGCTTTGATTTTTGTGTTGACGCCTTGCTCGGTCTGGGTGGCCGGATCGACAGCAGCAGCTCGCTCAGCATCCTCATGCGGGAATGGCTGTTACGCATGCGGGCCGGTACAGCGCCGCTGCTATCGCTTGACTTGCCCAGCGGACTGAACGGTGACAACGGCGTGATGAACCCTTTTTTCAAAACCAAACAACCGACTAAAAATCAAAATAATATTTTTTGCCTAAGCCTACTGACGCTAAAACCAGGCCTGTATACCGGCGACGGGCGAGATGCCGCGGGCCAGATCTGGTTTGATGACCTGGACTGCCTCAACTCAAACCCTTGCGATTCGCCAAGCGCCTGGCTGTTAGGTGCGGACCGCGCAACCACTAGCCGCGACAACACTGTCCACGCCCAACACAAAGGCAGCTTTGGCGACGTAGCCATAGTAGGCGGAGAGTCAAACGATAAAAGCCATATGAGCGGCGCTGCATTACTAGCCGCCCGAGCTGCGCTACATGGCGGCGCTGGCCGGGTCTATGTAGCACTGCTGGCCAACTCAACCCAAGGCATTCAGCTAGACCCCCTGCAGCCCGAGTTGATGTTTCGCAGCCCAGCAAAACTGGACATCGCGCAGCAAACCGTGGTTTGCGGCTGCGGTGGTGGGCAGGCGGTAAAAGCCCATTTACCCCGACTGTTAAGCCATGCCGCCAGACTGATACTGGACGCCGATGCGCTAAATGCAATTGCTACTGACACCGCATTACAAACGCTATTAAAAGAGCGTGCGCTCAACACAACCGTACTGACGCCTCATCCACTCGAAGCGGCTCGGCTAATCGGTTGCAGCACAGCAGAGATACAGGCCGATAGACTCAAGTCAGCACAAACATTGGCCGATCGGTTTAGCTGCGTCGTGGTGTTAAAAGGCTCTGGCAGTGTGATTGCAGCGCCCGGCCAAACACCGCACATCAATGCCAGCGGCAATGCAAGGCTAGCCACAGCCGGCACCGGCGACGTACTCGCCGGTCTGGTGGGCGCACGCTTGGCCAATGGTTTGCCAGCTTTTGAAGCCGCTTGCAGCGCCGTCTTTGCGCATGGCTTGGCAGCAGATCAATGGAGTGGTAACAGCGCTTTAACGGCCTCAGGCTTATTCAAGGTGTTGACTTAA
- a CDS encoding YggT family protein: protein MLERIFVFLLETSFFLLIGACLLRGWMNWIRISMREQPGSFVMAITNWLVIPLRRFLPAAIAKSRIDWASLIGAALLALVYGLLLALLFGAMTGAGGIAMPATMFALLGFAIKMLLRVALQTLLILVFGFAILSWVQPGSPAYLLLGRLIDPLITPLRRVIPTVGGIDLSILALLVLLQIGLMIVS from the coding sequence ATGCTAGAGCGCATTTTCGTCTTTCTGCTCGAGACCAGCTTCTTTTTACTCATAGGCGCTTGCTTATTGCGCGGCTGGATGAATTGGATCCGCATCAGCATGCGTGAGCAGCCCGGCAGTTTTGTCATGGCTATTACCAACTGGCTGGTGATACCGCTGCGGCGCTTTTTGCCGGCGGCTATTGCCAAATCGCGCATCGATTGGGCTAGTCTGATTGGGGCGGCCTTGCTGGCGCTGGTCTACGGTTTGCTTTTGGCATTGTTGTTTGGGGCGATGACTGGCGCTGGGGGCATTGCCATGCCGGCGACTATGTTTGCTCTGCTTGGCTTTGCTATCAAGATGCTGTTGCGCGTGGCTTTGCAAACGCTGTTGATTTTGGTGTTTGGTTTTGCGATTTTGTCTTGGGTGCAACCCGGCTCGCCCGCCTATTTACTGCTGGGACGTTTAATTGACCCCTTAATCACACCGCTGCGCCGGGTAATACCTACCGTGGGCGGCATAGATTTGTCGATTTTGGCTTTGCTGGTGCTGCTGCAAATTGGCTTGATGATTGTGTCTTGA